From Salvia splendens isolate huo1 chromosome 3, SspV2, whole genome shotgun sequence, a single genomic window includes:
- the LOC121796959 gene encoding uncharacterized protein LOC121796959, producing MVSYVPSHQRGNQQHTQPQYQQEQYGQSDYSQPDHAGGPPNQHYNRYPNDGPRDMMAPHQPNDAMREIQEAQKEQRAALDMLTKQLSQVAMSLGELRGNEGKILATVQPPGRENISKVSLRSGKVYQSPSPPVMSPASMSGPSREEEEESSGVNQAKGTDKGIAKVGGESSEGSQGEEAEKVKPYPYLGMVTRKRDATIDMANMFKEVEVKVPLLTALKMPPISKFVKDYLAGKINEEGRLITEENVPAVIQRSDLPSKKTDSGMFTLPISIGEIQVEHTMCDLGASINVLPYSIYRKLGAAKLVDTDIMIQLADRSCIHPEGILEDVIVKVNNFLYPADFFIIKMTEPAARESSGVLLGRPFLSTTITIIDVRNRRISLDFNGEQFTFNIDEAMKRPTDSENVYSADVTEPLVQEYLEEEFLKRQFTDSAVDEEIEREVAEWYESMNVGEMDDQAIAKAMMDFCERPRPAGSSGKAQVSSLEKRFDQGKLLEREAAENPLPTEEPKPAKELKPLPAHLKYAYLGEEETKPVIINSHLT from the coding sequence atggtgagttatgtcccgTCACACCAGAGAGGCAACCAACAACACACCCAGCCACAATACCAGCAAGAGCAGTACGGACAGTCCGACTACTCACAGCCCGACCACGCTGGGGGGCCGCCGAATCAACATTATAATCGGTACCCTAACGACGGACCAAGAGATATGATGGCCCCGCACCAGCCAAATGATGCGATGCGGGAAATTCAAGAGGCTCAGAAAGAGCAAAGGGCGGCGTTggatatgcttacaaagcaaCTTTCTCAAGTTGCGATGTCGCTGGGAGAGCTAAGGGGCAATGAGGGAAAAATCCTTGCTACTGTGCAGCCACCTGGTCGTGAAAACATCAGCAAAGTGTCCCTAAGATCAGGGAAAGTCTACCAAAGCCCTAGCCCACCTGTGATGTCTCCAGCATCAATGTCTGGACCAAGCcgtgaagaggaagaagaatccAGTGGGGTGAATCAAGCAAAAGGGACAGACAAAGGCATAGCGAAAGTGGGAGGTGAATCCTCAGAAGGAAGTCAGGGAGAAGAAGCAGAGAAAGTAAAGCCATATCCGTACCTAGGAATGGTGACAAGGAAAAGAGACGCCACGATTGACATGGCTAATATGTTCAAGGAAGTGGAAGTGAAGGTGCCGCTCTTGACGGCCTTAAAGATGCCCCCGATTAGTAAATTCGTCAAGGACTACCTGGCGGGAAAAATCAACGAAGAAGGGAGACTTATTACAGAGGAGAACGTCCCTGCCGTGATCCAGAGAAGCGACCTCCCCTCCAAGAAGACTGATTCGGGAATGTTCACGCTCCCAATTTCGATTGGGGAAATTCAAGTGGAGCACACGATGTGCGACTTGGGGGCGTCTATCAACGTTCTACCCTACTCCATCTATAGGAAGTTGGGAGCGGCCAAGCTCGTCGACACTGACATTATGATCCAATTGGCCGACAGATCGTGTATTCACCCGGAGGGAATTCTGGAAGACGTGATTGTGAAGGTGAATAACTTtctgtacccagctgattttttcATAATCAAAATGACGGAGCCAGCAGCAAGGGAATCGAGTGGAGTCCTACTGGGAAGACCGTTCCTGTCTACGACCATCACCATAATAGACGTCCGTAATAGGAGGATCAGCTTGGACTTCAATGGAGAGCAATTCACGTTCAATAtcgatgaagccatgaagaggcCAACCGACAGCGAGAACGTGTACTCGGCAGATGTGACTGAGCCCTTAGTACAGGAGTACTTGGAGGAAGAGTTCTTGAAGAGGCAGTTCACTGATTCCGCTGTTGATGAAGAAATCGAGAGAGAGGTTGCAGAGTGGTATGAGTCCATGAATGTCGGAGAAATGGACGACCAAGCCATCgcgaaggcgatgatggatttCTGTGAGCGCCCACGACCAGCTGGGTCAAGTGGGAAGGCCCAAGTGTCTAGCCTAGAGAAGCGGTTTGATCAAGGAAAGCTACTGGAGAGAGAAGCGGCAGAAAACCCTCTGCCTACTGAAGAGCCAAAGCCCGCGAAGGAATTGAAGCCACTTCCAGCACATCTTAAGTACGCCTACCTGGGAGAGGAAGAAACGAAGCCTGTAATAATCAACAGTCATTTGACCTAG
- the LOC121797408 gene encoding 5'-nucleotidase SurE-like, whose protein sequence is MESNRQMSGDLPTVLVTNDDGIDAPGLQALVRTLVSSDLFQVFVCAPDSEKSAVSHCITWKNPISAKPHDISGAVAFAVSGTPADCTSLGISKALFPSMPDLVISGINMGSNCGYHVVYSGTVAGAREAFLNGVPAVSISYKWAHGISNVNDFALAAEVCLPMISSILAEIKNKTYHHNCFLNIDVPTNVVNHKGYRLTKQATTHLKTGWRQVSSDTQGGKMLSTMTMDMDASSYSESEALNLKDEHRFFEREVTGSPRGEVGCTDLDLFALRDGYISVTPLGALSRADSDSHIYFEQWLPRVPEFVASSTP, encoded by the exons ATGGAGAGCAACCGGCAAATGAGTGGTGATCTTCCGACGGTTTTGGTGACCAACGACGACGGAATCGACGCCCCCGGCCTCCAAGCTCTTGTTCGTACCCTCGTTTCCTCCGATCTGTTCCAAGTCTTCGTCTGCGCACCTGATAG CGAAAAGTCTGCTGTTAGTCACTGTATCACATGGAAAAATCCTATTTCAGCCAAGCCTCACGACATCAGTGGTGCCGTTGCTTTTGCAGTTTCTG GAACTCCTGCTGACTGTACGTCGTTGGGTATTTCTAAAGCTCTTTTTCCCTCAATGCCTGATCTG GTGATCAGCGGCATTAACATGGGTAGCAACTGCGGTTATCATGT AGTTTATTCAGGGACAGTAGCAGGGGCTCGCGAAGCATTTCTCAATGGTGTACCTGCTGTTTCTATATCATATAAATG GGCTCATGGGATTAGTAATGTCAATGATTTTGCATTAGCAGCTGAGGTTTGCTTGCCCATGATCAGTTCCATATTAGctgaaatcaaaaataaaacttACCATCACAACTGTTTTCTGAATATAGATGTGCCAACCAATGTTGTCAACCATAAG GGTTACCGGCTGACGAAGCAGGCAACTACACATCTGAAAACAGGGTGGAGACAAGTCAGTAGTGACACTCAAGGAGGGAAAATGTTATCAACAATGACTATGGATATGGATGCATCATCATACTCTGAATCAGAGGCTTTGAATTTGAAAGACGAGCACCGTTTTTTTGAGAGAGAA GTAACAGGATCACCACGTGGGGAAGTTGGGTGCACTGACTTAGACTTATTTGCACTTCGAGATGGATAT ATAAGTGTCACTCCTCTTGGTGCTTTGTCACGAGCAGACTCGGATAGCCACATCTACTTTGAACAGTGGCTCCCACGTGTGCCTGAATTCGTCGCATCTTCAACTCCGTAA